The following are from one region of the Paenalkalicoccus suaedae genome:
- a CDS encoding putative holin-like toxin, producing MESLTLLFQGGLFFIAMLTLIVLLIEKMTKK from the coding sequence ATGGAGTCTCTTACACTCTTATTTCAAGGTGGTTTGTTTTTCATTGCAATGCTTACGTTAATTGTCTTACTGATTGAAAAGATGACAAAAAAGTAA
- a CDS encoding gamma-glutamyltransferase family protein — protein sequence MNQKEALHYPYASQRNVQFARNGMVATSQPLAAQAGLDILKQGGNAIDAAIATAACLTVVEPTSNGIGSDAFAIVWTKDKEIHGLNASGQAPSKLSLDAVNKLGYEKEMPKFGLTPVTVPGAPAAWASLSKKFGKLSLKQTLAPAVKLARDGFPVSPTLSFYWQKAFEVFSKELKEEQFKAWFDTFAPTGKAPEVGEMWKSEGHASTLEKIGETDANAFYQGELADAIHAFSKEHGGFIRKKDLENYEPEWVDPINVTYKGYDVWEIPPNGQGMIALMALQMLKDDTQTVREDEASYHKQIEAMKLAFADGEKYITEEQHMSTSVDELLSDSYAKKRRALIGEEALTPEAGDPKGSGTVYLSTADGEGNMVSFIQSNYMGFGSGIVIPGTGISLQNRGHNFSLDAEHDNALAPGKRTYHTIIPGFLSKNGEAVGPFGVMGGFMQPQGHMQVVMNTVDFHLNPQAALDAPRWQWMKGKQVLLEQSVPNHIALALAARGHEIQVTHQSGSFGRGQIIWRDPKTGVLQGGTEPRTDGAIAAY from the coding sequence ATGAATCAAAAAGAAGCACTTCACTACCCTTATGCGTCACAACGTAACGTTCAGTTCGCTCGGAATGGAATGGTAGCAACGTCTCAGCCACTTGCGGCACAGGCTGGACTCGATATCTTAAAACAAGGTGGAAATGCTATAGATGCAGCGATTGCAACTGCTGCTTGTTTGACGGTCGTAGAACCTACCTCTAATGGAATTGGTAGCGATGCGTTTGCGATAGTTTGGACGAAAGATAAAGAAATACACGGTTTAAATGCTAGCGGACAAGCTCCAAGCAAACTGTCACTCGATGCTGTCAATAAACTTGGCTATGAGAAGGAAATGCCGAAATTTGGTCTTACGCCAGTTACGGTACCAGGAGCTCCGGCTGCGTGGGCAAGCCTATCTAAGAAGTTTGGTAAACTATCTCTAAAACAGACGCTTGCGCCAGCTGTAAAGCTTGCCCGCGATGGATTCCCAGTAAGTCCGACATTAAGTTTTTATTGGCAGAAGGCCTTCGAAGTGTTTTCTAAAGAGCTCAAAGAAGAGCAATTTAAAGCTTGGTTTGATACATTTGCTCCAACTGGTAAAGCGCCTGAGGTCGGAGAGATGTGGAAGTCGGAGGGGCATGCATCAACGCTTGAGAAAATTGGTGAGACAGATGCGAACGCATTTTATCAGGGAGAGCTTGCCGATGCTATTCACGCATTCTCGAAGGAGCACGGTGGATTTATCCGTAAAAAAGACTTGGAGAACTATGAGCCAGAGTGGGTTGATCCAATTAACGTTACCTATAAAGGCTATGACGTCTGGGAAATTCCGCCGAATGGCCAAGGCATGATCGCTCTCATGGCACTGCAGATGCTTAAAGACGACACGCAAACAGTGCGAGAGGACGAGGCATCTTACCATAAGCAAATTGAGGCGATGAAGCTAGCCTTTGCTGATGGCGAAAAATATATAACAGAAGAACAGCACATGTCGACGTCCGTTGACGAATTATTAAGCGACTCTTACGCAAAGAAGAGACGTGCTCTTATCGGTGAAGAGGCACTAACACCAGAGGCTGGTGATCCAAAGGGGTCTGGAACGGTGTATTTATCTACCGCTGATGGAGAGGGAAATATGGTTAGCTTTATACAAAGTAATTATATGGGCTTCGGGTCAGGTATTGTTATCCCAGGAACAGGTATTTCTTTGCAAAATAGAGGACATAACTTTAGTTTAGATGCCGAGCATGATAATGCGTTAGCTCCAGGGAAGCGGACCTACCATACAATTATTCCAGGTTTCTTATCAAAAAATGGAGAAGCAGTTGGACCATTTGGTGTGATGGGTGGATTTATGCAACCTCAAGGGCACATGCAGGTTGTTATGAACACGGTTGATTTCCACTTAAATCCGCAAGCAGCTTTAGATGCCCCACGCTGGCAGTGGATGAAAGGGAAGCAGGTCCTGCTTGAGCAGTCTGTGCCGAATCATATTGCCCTGGCACTCGCAGCTCGTGGACATGAGATTCAAGTGACGCATCAATCAGGTAGCTTTGGTCGAGGCCAAATTATTTGGAGAGACCCTAAAACAGGCGTCCTACAAGGTGGGACTGAGCCAAGAACGGATGGGGCAATTGCTGCATATTAA
- a CDS encoding chromate transporter translates to MVQQELFMAFLRVGLLGYGGGPASIPLIQREAVTKYKWMNDDEFSDILAIGNTLPGPIATKMAGYIGYRVAGIGGMINAIIASVIPTVILVIVFLTFLASFREYSFVQGMTNGVLPVVAVMLGVLTWGFVKKANDDLGWLKVVFLVIASIIIIEMFSIHPAIVIGALILYVLIKPIKKAGVVS, encoded by the coding sequence ATGGTACAGCAGGAGCTTTTTATGGCCTTTTTGCGCGTTGGATTATTAGGATATGGAGGCGGACCAGCCTCTATTCCTCTTATTCAACGGGAGGCCGTGACGAAATACAAGTGGATGAATGATGATGAATTCTCCGATATTTTAGCGATAGGCAACACACTACCAGGACCGATTGCAACAAAAATGGCAGGCTACATAGGCTATCGTGTCGCTGGAATAGGTGGAATGATTAATGCCATTATCGCATCGGTTATTCCAACGGTTATTTTAGTTATCGTATTTTTAACGTTTTTAGCATCGTTTCGTGAATATAGCTTTGTTCAAGGGATGACAAATGGCGTGCTACCAGTTGTCGCCGTTATGTTAGGCGTGTTAACGTGGGGGTTTGTTAAAAAAGCGAACGATGATTTAGGCTGGTTAAAAGTAGTCTTTCTTGTCATCGCATCAATCATTATTATTGAAATGTTTTCTATTCACCCAGCTATTGTAATTGGTGCACTTATTCTTTACGTATTAATAAAGCCGATTAAAAAGGCGGGTGTTGTATCATGA
- a CDS encoding chromate transporter: MIYWELFVAFFIANIVGYGGGPATIPLVEYEVVTRYGWMTVEEFGEVVALSNALPGPIATKMAGYIGFAEAGVLGAGVALFATVMPSLILMIIMLSILMRFKDSPKVKKLSAFVRPTIAVLLGAMTVRFIETSYFDNGWLQTIFLLGSSYYLMEVRRMHPAFVILLALLYGGIFLG, from the coding sequence ATGATTTATTGGGAACTGTTTGTGGCGTTCTTTATTGCAAACATCGTTGGGTACGGAGGAGGTCCCGCCACTATTCCGTTAGTCGAATATGAAGTGGTCACAAGATACGGCTGGATGACAGTTGAAGAGTTCGGTGAGGTGGTTGCGCTAAGTAATGCTTTACCTGGACCAATTGCGACAAAGATGGCAGGATATATTGGCTTTGCAGAGGCTGGAGTGCTGGGTGCAGGAGTTGCATTATTTGCTACTGTGATGCCATCCTTAATTTTAATGATCATTATGCTTAGTATCCTGATGCGCTTCAAGGACTCTCCTAAGGTAAAAAAGCTATCGGCATTTGTACGCCCTACTATTGCTGTTTTACTCGGTGCGATGACCGTTCGCTTTATTGAGACTTCTTACTTTGATAATGGCTGGCTCCAAACAATATTTTTACTTGGAAGTAGTTATTATTTAATGGAAGTTCGGCGCATGCATCCAGCCTTTGTTATTTTACTCGCATTGCTTTACGGCGGTATTTTTCTTGGATAA
- the fabL gene encoding enoyl-[acyl-carrier-protein] reductase FabL, producing the protein MSEQKVALITGSSRGIGKEIALQLAKEGYDIVINYARSKTKAEETADEIRALGRNVLTVKANVAKKDKVEEMFAQIDETFGRLDVLVNNAASGVLRPILEVEESHWDWTMNINNKAMLFCSQLAAERMKQSGGAIVSLSSLGAMRYLPNYTTVGVSKAAVEALTRYLAVELAPYKIRVNAVSGGAVDTDALTHFPNREELLGDAKDRTPAGRIVEPKDLANTVRFLVSEDAAMICGQTIIVDGGISILT; encoded by the coding sequence ATGTCTGAACAAAAAGTAGCTTTAATCACAGGAAGTAGTAGAGGGATTGGGAAAGAAATAGCGCTACAGCTTGCAAAAGAAGGATACGATATTGTTATTAACTACGCGAGAAGCAAAACAAAAGCAGAAGAGACAGCAGATGAAATTCGTGCTTTAGGGAGAAACGTTTTAACTGTGAAAGCAAATGTTGCTAAGAAAGACAAAGTGGAAGAGATGTTTGCGCAAATTGATGAAACGTTTGGCAGACTTGATGTTCTCGTCAATAATGCGGCATCAGGCGTCCTACGCCCGATTTTGGAAGTCGAGGAGAGTCATTGGGACTGGACCATGAATATTAATAATAAAGCGATGCTATTTTGTTCACAGCTTGCTGCTGAAAGAATGAAGCAGTCTGGCGGTGCAATTGTCAGCTTAAGCTCGCTTGGTGCGATGAGATACTTACCAAATTATACGACTGTTGGAGTATCAAAAGCGGCTGTTGAAGCCTTGACTCGCTATTTAGCGGTCGAGCTTGCACCTTACAAAATTCGTGTCAATGCAGTGTCAGGCGGTGCGGTTGATACCGATGCGTTAACGCATTTTCCTAACCGAGAAGAATTGCTTGGGGACGCGAAAGACCGAACGCCAGCGGGACGAATCGTCGAGCCTAAGGACTTGGCTAATACGGTACGCTTCCTTGTGTCAGAGGATGCAGCGATGATTTGTGGACAAACAATTATCGTCGATGGTGGCATCTCGATCCTTACGTAA
- a CDS encoding gamma-type small acid-soluble spore protein, translated as MKKSASKTNAEEVKKQNAQSANGQENYEFASETDAQEVRQQNQQANERKQQASSKNQQR; from the coding sequence ATGAAAAAATCAGCTTCTAAAACAAACGCTGAAGAGGTTAAAAAGCAAAATGCGCAGTCTGCAAACGGGCAGGAAAACTACGAATTTGCTAGTGAAACAGACGCTCAAGAGGTTAGACAGCAAAACCAGCAGGCTAACGAGCGTAAACAACAGGCTTCTTCTAAAAATCAACAGCGCTAA
- a CDS encoding DUF3939 domain-containing protein, translating into MVFRKRRKERSVKEVRIVSCTLTDVKKAVDAFARDAAPGISLRTLVNKDNELQTELLERYLGGIPNRPFYMSKETFDLFEEPDYAYHIDRCQIACDQYFLETGEFPTTAGDRTGKISYFKLRNYLPHKPPFDLYLDPRDRMVTLSNPVEM; encoded by the coding sequence ATGGTGTTCCGTAAACGTCGAAAGGAGCGTTCTGTAAAAGAAGTGCGCATAGTGTCCTGTACGCTTACCGATGTAAAAAAGGCAGTCGACGCCTTTGCGAGAGATGCCGCTCCTGGCATATCTCTACGTACGTTAGTAAATAAGGATAATGAATTACAAACGGAGCTCCTAGAAAGATATCTAGGAGGAATACCAAATCGCCCCTTTTATATGTCAAAAGAAACATTTGATCTTTTTGAAGAACCTGATTATGCCTATCATATTGATCGGTGTCAGATAGCCTGTGATCAATATTTTTTAGAAACGGGGGAATTCCCTACTACAGCAGGTGATCGCACCGGTAAAATCAGTTATTTTAAATTGAGAAACTATCTCCCTCATAAGCCTCCCTTCGACTTATATTTAGATCCACGAGATCGGATGGTTACGCTATCTAATCCAGTGGAAATGTAA
- the ntdP gene encoding nucleoside tri-diphosphate phosphatase — protein MKFPMVGSTIEVQSYKHNATLHRVWEETVILKGTTQEVIGGNDRIIVQESDGRQWRTREPAICYFTANHWFNVIGMIRNDGIYYYCNLGTPFTYDQEALKYIDYDLDIKVFPDMTYKLLDEDEFAVHKKQMNYPDEVEVILRRTVDELVSWISQQKGPFEPGFVEYWYERFLTHR, from the coding sequence GTGAAATTTCCGATGGTTGGAAGTACGATTGAAGTACAAAGCTACAAGCATAATGCAACGCTACATCGTGTCTGGGAAGAGACGGTGATTTTAAAAGGAACCACTCAAGAAGTAATTGGTGGGAACGACCGCATTATTGTGCAAGAATCAGACGGCAGACAATGGAGAACGCGAGAACCTGCCATCTGCTACTTTACTGCTAATCACTGGTTTAATGTGATCGGGATGATTCGAAATGATGGTATTTACTACTATTGTAATTTAGGAACTCCCTTCACCTACGATCAAGAAGCGTTGAAGTATATTGATTATGATTTAGACATTAAGGTATTCCCGGATATGACCTATAAACTTCTTGATGAGGATGAATTTGCAGTCCATAAAAAGCAGATGAACTATCCGGATGAAGTAGAGGTTATTTTAAGAAGGACTGTCGATGAGCTTGTTTCATGGATCAGTCAGCAAAAAGGACCATTTGAGCCAGGCTTTGTAGAGTACTGGTATGAACGATTTCTCACACATCGTTAA
- a CDS encoding ABC transporter ATP-binding protein, protein MNSIKRYMQFVKPYWKEILITVLIGMVKFGIPLTVPLILKYVIDDIIGGGGTQSDQMTTLLWLMGGVFFLFLIVRPPVEYYRQYFAQWTGNKILFDIRDQLFTHLQKLSLRFYANRKAGEIISRVINDVEQTKNFIMTGMMNIWLDLFTITAAIIIMLTLDPMLTLVAIALLPLYGFAIRFFYGKLRDLTRQRSQALADVQGHLHERLQGISVIKSFAIEKEEQAAFGEQNGNFLNRAIDHTKWNAKTFAVINTITDIAPLLVILVAGIFVIQGDVTVGTMVAFATYMERLYAPLRRLVNSSTQLVQSIASMDRMFELVDEKYDITNRKDAVPYRFPQGEVVFDNVSFSYEDDHEMVLHDVSFRAERGETVAIVGMSGGGKSTIMSLIPRFYDVTSGRIVIDGKDIRDYEVHSLRDQIGMVLQDNIIFSDSILFNIKMGKPEATNEEVYAAAKAANAHDFISKLPDGYDTKIGERGVKLSGGQKQRLAITRVFLKNPEILIFDEATSALDLESEKLIQDSLEKLAKNRTTFIVAHRLSTVTHADKIIVMDHGRIAEVGTHAELIERDGAYAKLYNIQYL, encoded by the coding sequence ATGAATAGTATTAAGCGCTATATGCAGTTTGTAAAACCATATTGGAAAGAAATCTTGATAACCGTCCTAATTGGTATGGTAAAGTTCGGTATCCCTCTTACGGTGCCACTCATCCTTAAATATGTTATCGATGATATTATTGGCGGCGGAGGCACACAAAGCGACCAAATGACGACGCTTTTATGGCTGATGGGAGGCGTATTCTTTCTCTTTTTAATTGTGAGACCGCCTGTAGAATATTACCGCCAATACTTTGCGCAATGGACAGGGAATAAAATTCTCTTCGACATTCGTGATCAGCTATTTACTCACTTACAGAAGCTGAGTCTAAGGTTTTATGCGAACCGTAAAGCTGGCGAAATTATTTCCCGAGTCATAAACGACGTCGAGCAAACGAAAAACTTTATCATGACCGGGATGATGAATATTTGGCTTGATCTATTTACAATTACAGCCGCTATCATCATCATGCTCACACTAGATCCGATGCTAACTTTAGTCGCAATCGCATTATTGCCACTCTATGGCTTCGCGATTCGATTCTTTTACGGCAAGCTACGTGACTTAACAAGACAAAGGTCTCAAGCCCTAGCGGATGTGCAGGGGCATCTGCACGAGCGCCTGCAAGGGATTAGCGTTATTAAAAGCTTTGCGATCGAAAAAGAGGAGCAGGCAGCCTTCGGCGAACAGAATGGTAACTTTTTAAATCGAGCAATCGATCATACGAAGTGGAATGCCAAAACATTTGCTGTTATAAATACGATTACAGATATTGCGCCACTATTAGTTATTTTAGTTGCAGGTATTTTTGTTATTCAAGGTGACGTTACGGTAGGGACGATGGTAGCCTTTGCTACATATATGGAGCGACTTTATGCTCCACTCCGCCGTCTTGTGAACTCATCTACTCAGCTTGTGCAGTCGATTGCTTCGATGGATCGTATGTTTGAGCTTGTTGACGAAAAGTATGATATTACGAACCGTAAAGATGCAGTCCCGTATCGTTTTCCTCAAGGAGAAGTGGTGTTTGATAATGTCTCGTTCTCCTATGAAGATGATCATGAGATGGTCCTGCATGACGTGTCGTTCCGAGCAGAGCGGGGAGAGACAGTTGCAATTGTCGGAATGAGCGGCGGGGGTAAGAGTACGATTATGAGCTTAATCCCACGGTTTTACGACGTCACGTCGGGTCGAATCGTGATTGATGGCAAGGACATTCGTGACTATGAAGTGCACAGCTTGCGCGATCAAATTGGAATGGTCCTGCAGGATAATATTATCTTTAGTGATTCCATTTTGTTTAACATTAAAATGGGAAAGCCAGAGGCAACGAACGAAGAGGTGTATGCTGCCGCAAAAGCTGCTAATGCGCACGACTTTATTTCAAAATTGCCTGACGGCTACGATACGAAAATCGGAGAGCGCGGAGTAAAGCTGTCCGGTGGACAAAAGCAACGCCTCGCGATCACTCGCGTATTCCTAAAGAACCCAGAGATTTTAATCTTTGACGAGGCAACGAGTGCGCTTGATTTAGAAAGCGAGAAGTTAATTCAGGATTCGTTAGAGAAGCTAGCGAAGAATCGCACGACATTTATCGTGGCGCATCGTTTATCAACAGTGACTCACGCTGATAAAATCATCGTGATGGATCATGGTCGCATTGCTGAAGTAGGTACACACGCTGAGCTCATTGAACGCGATGGAGCCTATGCGAAGTTGTATAATATTCAGTATTTGTAG
- a CDS encoding FUSC family protein, with protein sequence MRLGARIFKTGLAVTLALYVGMWLQFSTPAFAALAAFLSVQPSVRKSIMSIWDQIQANVISALLAIVFVLTFGHEPFVVGVVVLLIIAIHIKWKKEGIIPLAVVTAILIMGSPTDDFSSFALDRFLLIMVGVFSAFIVNLIFLPPKHENLLYHKVTGTNEQILQWIRLILHHEIDHRTFKQDQQTIATQLGKLDTLFDLYKDERTINRKNEYARLRKVVLFRQMIIATKKAEDILVSLSKHDNVTHNLPEEIECQMRSQLDELTNYHDRILLKYAGKVRPQSMEEYHEEIAQGKRQLVDVFMSYQQKASFEYEAWMHFFPVIALVIEYSEELEHLDKLVDGFFTYHTEDNEVEVTDREI encoded by the coding sequence ATGAGGCTAGGAGCCCGTATTTTTAAAACTGGTTTAGCCGTCACCTTAGCGCTTTATGTCGGAATGTGGCTACAATTTTCTACACCAGCATTTGCTGCCTTAGCGGCATTTTTATCTGTTCAGCCATCTGTCCGCAAAAGTATTATGTCTATTTGGGATCAGATTCAAGCTAACGTCATTAGTGCGTTGCTTGCTATTGTATTTGTTTTAACATTTGGTCACGAGCCATTTGTCGTTGGGGTTGTCGTCTTACTCATTATTGCTATTCATATCAAATGGAAAAAAGAGGGCATTATCCCACTAGCTGTTGTTACAGCTATCTTAATCATGGGTAGCCCGACAGACGATTTCTCGAGCTTTGCTTTAGACCGCTTCTTATTGATTATGGTCGGCGTCTTTTCTGCATTTATTGTTAACCTTATTTTCTTACCGCCGAAGCATGAAAATCTCCTTTATCACAAGGTGACTGGGACAAACGAGCAAATCTTACAGTGGATTCGCTTGATATTGCATCATGAAATTGACCATCGCACGTTTAAGCAGGATCAACAGACGATTGCTACACAACTCGGCAAGCTTGATACGCTGTTTGATTTGTATAAGGATGAGCGCACAATCAATCGTAAGAATGAGTATGCTCGCTTGCGTAAAGTCGTGTTGTTTAGACAGATGATTATAGCGACGAAAAAGGCAGAAGATATTTTAGTGAGTTTGAGTAAGCATGATAATGTGACACACAACCTCCCTGAAGAGATTGAATGTCAAATGCGCAGTCAGCTAGACGAACTAACAAATTATCACGATCGTATTTTGCTAAAATACGCCGGAAAAGTCCGTCCACAGTCAATGGAGGAATACCACGAAGAGATTGCGCAAGGAAAAAGGCAGCTGGTGGATGTATTTATGTCCTATCAGCAGAAAGCATCGTTTGAGTACGAGGCTTGGATGCACTTCTTCCCCGTTATTGCTCTAGTGATCGAATACTCGGAGGAGCTTGAGCACTTGGATAAATTAGTAGATGGCTTCTTTACGTACCATACCGAGGATAATGAGGTTGAAGTAACGGATAGAGAGATTTAA
- a CDS encoding glutamate-1-semialdehyde 2,1-aminomutase, whose translation MNYTTSEQLYKEAQEVILGGVNSPSRAFKGVGGGTPVFMEKAKGAKFWDVDGNEYIDYLAAYGPIVTGHAHPHITKAIQTAAEDGVLFGTPTRYESQFAEMLRDAIPSLERVRFVNSGTEAVMTTIRVARAYTGRDKIIKFAGCYHGHSDLVLVAAGSGPATTGNPDSAGVTKSIASEVITVPFNDVGSFKEALDHFGDEIAAVLVEPIVGNFGIVEPEPGFLEAVNELAHESGALVIYDEVITAFRFMYGGAQNFVGVEPDLTAMGKVIGGGLPIGAYGGKRAIMEQVSPLGPAYQAGTMAGNPASIRAGIACLEVLKEEGIYDELDRLGAKLEDGIHAAARKHNVPICINRLKGALTVFFDVKEVKNYADAEASNTEMFGSFFKKLLKRGVNLAPSKYEAWFLTTAHTEEDIEQTIKLVEEVFEEGL comes from the coding sequence ATGAATTACACAACATCTGAACAACTATATAAAGAAGCACAGGAAGTTATTTTAGGCGGTGTTAACAGCCCTTCGAGAGCCTTCAAAGGGGTTGGTGGCGGGACGCCTGTTTTTATGGAAAAAGCAAAAGGGGCAAAGTTTTGGGATGTCGACGGTAACGAATATATTGATTACCTTGCAGCCTATGGACCGATTGTAACAGGACACGCTCATCCACATATTACAAAAGCGATTCAAACTGCAGCTGAAGACGGCGTTCTTTTTGGAACTCCTACTCGTTACGAAAGCCAGTTCGCGGAAATGCTACGAGATGCTATTCCTTCTCTAGAACGAGTGCGCTTTGTAAACTCTGGTACAGAAGCAGTCATGACGACTATTCGAGTTGCAAGGGCCTATACAGGTCGTGATAAAATTATTAAGTTTGCTGGCTGCTATCATGGACATTCTGATCTGGTGCTTGTCGCAGCAGGTTCCGGTCCAGCGACAACTGGTAACCCCGATTCTGCTGGAGTAACAAAAAGCATTGCATCCGAGGTCATTACTGTTCCGTTTAATGATGTAGGGTCATTTAAAGAAGCATTAGATCACTTTGGTGATGAAATTGCTGCTGTTTTAGTAGAACCGATTGTTGGTAACTTCGGTATCGTAGAGCCAGAGCCTGGATTTTTAGAAGCGGTGAACGAGCTTGCTCACGAGTCAGGGGCACTTGTCATCTATGACGAGGTCATCACAGCATTCCGTTTTATGTACGGCGGCGCTCAAAATTTCGTTGGTGTTGAGCCTGATTTAACTGCAATGGGGAAGGTTATTGGTGGCGGCTTACCTATCGGTGCTTACGGCGGTAAGAGAGCAATTATGGAGCAAGTGTCTCCTTTAGGGCCCGCTTATCAAGCCGGAACGATGGCTGGGAACCCTGCCTCTATTCGAGCAGGAATTGCTTGCTTAGAAGTGTTAAAAGAAGAAGGTATTTATGATGAGTTGGACCGCCTCGGTGCAAAGCTCGAAGATGGCATCCATGCTGCAGCTCGCAAACATAATGTTCCGATCTGCATCAATCGTCTTAAAGGGGCACTAACGGTATTCTTTGACGTGAAAGAGGTTAAAAATTACGCAGACGCCGAAGCTAGTAATACAGAGATGTTTGGTTCGTTCTTTAAAAAGCTGTTAAAACGCGGTGTCAATTTAGCTCCTTCTAAATATGAAGCATGGTTTTTAACGACTGCTCATACAGAGGAAGATATCGAACAGACGATCAAACTTGTTGAGGAGGTTTTCGAGGAGGGTCTCTAA
- a CDS encoding ABC transporter ATP-binding protein — protein sequence MEEQYAINVRHLRKEFKSYSSRSGLKGAFRDLFTRNYKILRAVDDVNLQIKQGEMVGYIGENGAGKSTTIKMLTGILTPTEGDISILGMDPHKEREKFVRKIGVVFGQRSQLWWDIAVQESFRLLKKVYKVPDEQFEAHMKDIIDTLEIHDLLDKPVRKLSLGQRMRCELAAALIHNPPLLFLDEPTIGLDVLVKVKIREFLKRINKEYGTTILLTTHDLADIEALCDRVILLDKGNVIYDGELEALQHSWLQEKRVEFTFEEEIHIGELSTEFNEAHWEEGDKPLLLRATIADESEVDLSVFVARVISSRAISDVKINKVSTEEIIRHIYEEGIRHV from the coding sequence ATGGAAGAGCAGTATGCAATTAACGTTCGCCATTTACGCAAGGAGTTTAAATCGTATTCGAGTAGAAGTGGACTGAAGGGTGCTTTTCGCGACCTTTTTACCCGTAACTATAAAATACTCCGCGCAGTTGATGACGTAAATTTACAAATAAAGCAGGGCGAAATGGTTGGTTATATTGGTGAAAATGGGGCAGGAAAATCAACAACGATTAAAATGCTCACGGGGATTTTGACGCCCACAGAAGGGGATATCTCTATACTTGGGATGGATCCTCATAAAGAACGAGAAAAATTTGTACGAAAGATAGGTGTCGTGTTTGGACAACGTTCTCAGCTATGGTGGGATATTGCCGTTCAGGAATCGTTCCGTCTGTTAAAAAAGGTATATAAAGTACCGGATGAGCAGTTTGAGGCGCACATGAAGGATATTATCGACACATTAGAGATTCACGACCTTCTCGATAAACCAGTCCGTAAGCTTTCGCTCGGACAGCGGATGCGCTGTGAATTGGCGGCTGCGCTTATCCATAATCCTCCGCTTCTATTTTTAGACGAGCCTACGATCGGACTAGATGTATTAGTGAAGGTTAAAATACGAGAGTTTTTAAAGCGAATTAATAAGGAGTACGGAACGACGATTCTCCTTACCACTCATGACTTGGCGGATATCGAAGCGCTGTGCGACCGCGTCATCCTATTAGATAAAGGGAACGTGATTTATGACGGGGAATTAGAAGCACTTCAACATTCTTGGCTACAGGAAAAGCGAGTGGAGTTTACGTTTGAGGAAGAGATTCATATAGGCGAACTGTCTACGGAGTTTAATGAAGCACATTGGGAAGAGGGCGATAAGCCTCTCCTGCTCCGAGCGACAATCGCGGATGAGTCAGAAGTCGACTTATCTGTATTTGTTGCGCGAGTCATTAGCTCACGTGCGATTTCTGACGTGAAGATAAATAAGGTCTCCACAGAGGAGATTATTCGTCATATTTATGAAGAGGGCATTCGGCATGTCTAA